In a genomic window of Methanolacinia paynteri:
- a CDS encoding ABC transporter permease, giving the protein MDLARLAIISQKEFSDHIRSRRLIFILIIFCLILGIKAANGVADYNESLEAYKSGTGSLVIFLPSAVEVFSEIVNAIGSEGFGLIVGLALGFDLLSGEKEGRTLKTILSRPIYRDELINGKAIGGIAALILISATGFFIVLAVMLVLGIVPDFDELFGIGILWILTLLFMITAFSLALMTSVITKTSSNSLILSLAIIFLILFVLPLGVNNIATELLIGQPPLPSSDSFSSGMYEYQEKQKEYYDEKNAIIDLSTSISIKEVYEDITLPIVAPSSYQISMNLRNSNDPFSSATSEKPGVWSLVSDQFGKLIIFIMWPVIFFGIAYVRFMRLDLR; this is encoded by the coding sequence TTGGATCTTGCAAGACTTGCAATAATTTCGCAAAAAGAATTCTCCGATCATATCAGGAGCAGAAGGCTCATATTCATCCTGATAATATTCTGCCTTATCCTGGGCATTAAAGCGGCAAACGGTGTAGCAGATTACAACGAATCGCTTGAAGCATATAAGTCAGGAACAGGCTCTCTGGTGATCTTCCTTCCTTCAGCAGTGGAGGTCTTTTCTGAGATCGTAAATGCGATTGGCTCAGAAGGATTTGGTTTAATAGTGGGCCTGGCACTTGGCTTCGATCTTCTATCAGGGGAAAAGGAAGGCAGAACATTAAAGACCATACTATCCCGGCCAATTTATCGTGACGAACTCATAAACGGGAAGGCCATCGGCGGAATTGCAGCTCTTATTTTAATCTCGGCCACAGGATTTTTTATAGTCCTCGCGGTTATGCTCGTGCTTGGAATTGTGCCGGATTTTGATGAATTGTTTGGGATAGGGATTCTCTGGATTCTGACGCTCCTGTTTATGATAACGGCATTTTCACTTGCACTGATGACCTCGGTCATCACAAAAACCAGCAGTAATTCCCTGATCCTTTCGCTTGCCATCATCTTCCTGATATTATTCGTCCTGCCTTTGGGAGTGAACAATATTGCAACAGAATTATTAATCGGCCAACCACCGTTGCCTTCATCTGATTCATTTAGCTCTGGCATGTATGAATATCAGGAAAAACAGAAAGAATACTACGATGAAAAAAATGCCATTATCGACCTGTCTACATCAATATCCATAAAAGAGGTATACGAAGATATTACACTCCCTATTGTTGCACCGTCCTCTTATCAGATAAGTATGAATTTGAGAAATTCAAACGATCCCTTCAGCTCTGCCACGTCTGAAAAACCAGGCGTGTGGTCACTTGTCAGCGATCAATTTGGAAAACTCATCATATTCATAATGTGGCCTGTTATCTTCTTCGGAATTGCCTATGTCAGGTTCATGAGGTTGGATCTGAGATAA
- a CDS encoding metallophosphoesterase, whose product MKEIGNSVYYHEILGNPEIVLFHIKYKGKNPERRIMEIIKEASPGFFYLPYVINGYVKQTPDKRYGLSLQVQASGEICELCTELERLLISEKFEFRSMMTGSNILYIPVIEYSGIIDAEIIHRHASQKNNGIVTRLLSRAGKTPQYRIRDFILPAESIHIELSDENGLRKTYDLVRKRWSDKNPTGSRSGDGFEGFRRLRNYESGETAFSEKDEIYLLSDLHLGHSDIIWGAARPYPPGDWKRMDKVLINNWNNIIKPSDTVYYLGDLTYNLDRRTCDYYLSKLNGNIEFIKGNHDGSMEGLPEQMTISYSGRDFLLVHDPKSRPEGYHGWTIHGHVHNSRISDYPFIDFTNKTINVCCELTGYHPIKLGEISGLIDLYEKGEISAESFLLYEDFLKICKGISP is encoded by the coding sequence ATGAAAGAGATCGGAAACTCCGTATACTATCACGAGATCCTCGGGAACCCGGAAATCGTCCTGTTCCATATAAAATATAAAGGCAAAAATCCCGAAAGAAGGATCATGGAGATCATAAAAGAGGCTTCCCCGGGATTTTTCTATCTCCCGTACGTGATAAACGGTTACGTGAAACAAACACCGGATAAAAGATACGGACTATCGCTTCAGGTGCAGGCGTCCGGGGAGATCTGCGAACTGTGCACGGAACTGGAAAGACTTCTCATTTCGGAAAAATTCGAATTCAGGAGTATGATGACCGGCAGCAACATACTCTATATCCCGGTGATCGAATACTCCGGCATAATAGATGCCGAAATTATCCACAGGCATGCATCGCAAAAAAACAACGGCATCGTCACCCGGCTCCTGTCACGGGCAGGGAAAACCCCGCAGTACAGGATCAGGGACTTCATCCTGCCTGCGGAGAGCATTCACATCGAACTCTCGGACGAAAACGGTCTCCGGAAGACCTACGATCTCGTCAGGAAAAGATGGTCCGACAAAAATCCGACGGGCAGCAGGTCGGGAGACGGCTTCGAAGGATTCCGGAGACTGAGAAATTACGAATCCGGCGAGACGGCATTTTCAGAAAAAGACGAGATCTATCTTCTCTCAGATCTCCACCTGGGCCACAGCGACATAATCTGGGGCGCCGCACGCCCATATCCGCCCGGCGATTGGAAACGAATGGACAAAGTGCTCATCAATAACTGGAACAACATCATCAAACCTTCCGATACGGTATATTATCTCGGCGACCTCACCTACAATCTCGACCGCAGAACCTGCGATTACTACCTCTCCAAACTCAACGGGAATATCGAATTTATAAAGGGAAACCATGACGGATCTATGGAAGGTCTGCCGGAGCAGATGACGATAAGTTATTCCGGGCGGGATTTTCTGCTTGTCCACGACCCCAAGTCCAGGCCCGAAGGTTATCACGGGTGGACGATCCACGGGCATGTCCACAACAGCAGGATTTCGGATTATCCTTTCATCGATTTTACGAACAAAACCATAAATGTCTGCTGCGAACTGACCGGTTATCACCCGATTAAACTCGGGGAGATTAGTGGTTTGATTGATTTGTATGAAAAAGGGGAGATCAGTGCAGAAAGTTTTTTGCTGTACGAGGATTTTTTGAAAATTTGTAAGGGCATTAGCCCCTGA
- a CDS encoding ABC transporter permease has product MDFSRIKLIAIKEAQDHITSLRFLGLLFLLIALCTIQVLSEIENYYYLIEYYSNAPFLAADRIYVLSDLPYSINIFTGISNSIDIGVYGPIIAIALGFDLITKEREAGTLKTMLSVPVYRDEVINGKVLGGIIVIIIAVTVLFALEFALLLLSSIVPGISELGYFFAFWVITILYLSGIFIMSVMISTVSKSSGMSLIFSVLTFLVLINLIFTIGNFTSDYVLSDPIGEYKNPDENDHDLYEMSVVYNENKETIHRIASYLSFRMNYYEISSVLLRPQELLEFEDVESYDRTLPPVGEVLASMWGYILFLVAYPIVFFGIAYVKFMRMDLR; this is encoded by the coding sequence ATGGATTTTAGCAGAATTAAACTGATTGCAATAAAAGAAGCACAGGATCATATCACGAGTCTTCGTTTTCTCGGGCTGTTGTTCCTCCTGATTGCATTATGTACAATTCAGGTTTTATCGGAAATAGAGAATTATTATTACTTAATTGAATATTATAGCAATGCACCTTTTCTTGCCGCAGATCGAATATATGTTCTTTCAGATCTGCCTTATTCGATCAATATCTTTACAGGGATAAGCAATTCCATAGATATCGGGGTGTACGGACCAATTATTGCGATTGCACTAGGCTTCGATCTTATAACAAAAGAAAGGGAAGCAGGCACATTAAAAACTATGCTGTCGGTTCCCGTATACAGGGACGAGGTCATAAACGGAAAAGTGCTCGGGGGTATTATCGTAATAATAATCGCTGTAACTGTTCTTTTTGCTCTTGAATTTGCACTCCTTTTATTAAGCTCGATTGTCCCCGGAATAAGTGAGTTGGGTTATTTTTTTGCATTCTGGGTGATTACAATCCTGTATTTGTCCGGGATTTTCATAATGTCCGTAATGATCTCGACTGTTTCAAAGTCAAGCGGAATGTCGCTTATTTTTTCAGTTCTCACATTTCTGGTCCTGATAAACCTGATATTTACGATCGGGAACTTTACTTCAGATTACGTCCTTTCCGATCCTATTGGCGAATATAAAAATCCTGATGAGAATGATCACGACTTATATGAAATGTCGGTGGTTTACAATGAAAACAAGGAGACTATCCACCGTATTGCTTCTTATCTCTCCTTCAGGATGAATTATTATGAGATATCAAGTGTTTTATTAAGACCGCAAGAGCTGTTGGAATTTGAGGATGTGGAAAGTTACGACAGAACTCTGCCCCCTGTGGGAGAAGTGCTTGCTTCCATGTGGGGTTATATTCTCTTCCTGGTTGCATACCCTATTGTCTTTTTCGGAATAGCATACGTGAAATTCATGAGGATGGATCTCAGGTGA